The following proteins are co-located in the Mus caroli chromosome 7, CAROLI_EIJ_v1.1, whole genome shotgun sequence genome:
- the LOC110297186 gene encoding olfactory receptor 10T2-like, which translates to MGNHTTVTMFLLWGFSSFPELHNLLFLVVLFSHVTIILANAFIMVAIKLNHNLHTPMYFFLFALSFSETCTTMVILPRLLVDLISKNKAISLPECATQMFFFFGLGGNNCFILSAMSYDRYTAIHNPLHYPILMTQKICLHLIVASGVLGFLISLCIVITIFNLSFCNSNIIQHFFCDIDPVVSLACNLTFYHKVILFALTAFVLVGSFIFIMVSYVFIVTVVIKMPSAKGRYKTFSTCSSHFTVVFIHYGFASFVYLRPKNSYSFRDATLLAVTYTILTPLLNPIIYSLRNKGIQTALRKDIGNIIRFFSKKVNKKAQKI; encoded by the coding sequence ATGGGAAACCATACCACAGTGACTATGTTTCTTTTGTGGGGGTTTTCCAGCTTTCCAGAGCTACACAATCTACTCTTCCTTGTGGTTCTCTTCTCCCATGTGACTATTATTCTAGCAAATGCATTCATCATGGTGGCCATCAAGCTCAATCACAACcttcacacccccatgtactttttcctctttGCCTTGTCCTTTTCAGAAACATGCACCACTATGGTGATCCTGCCCCGCCTGTTAGTGGACTTGATATCAAAGAACAAGGCCATCTCTCTCCCTGAGTGTGCCACtcagatgtttttcttctttggcttGGGAGGCAATAACTGCTTCATCTTGTCTGCCATGTCCTATGACCGTTACACTGCCATCCACAACCCTCTGCATTATCCAATCCTGATGACCCAAAAGATCTGCCTTCACCTCATCGTGGCCTCTGGTGTGCTTGGCTTCTTAATCTCTCTGTGTATTGTCATTACAATATTCAACTTGTCTTTTTGCAACTCCAATATCATTCAGCACTTTTTTTGTGATATTGATCCTGTGGTCTCCCTTGCCTGTAATTTAACCTTTTATCATAAAGTGATTCTCTTTGCACTCACTGCCTTTGTGTTGGTAGGCAGCTTTATTTTCATCATGGTTTCTTATGTCTTCATTGTGACAGTAGTCATAAAGATGCCCTCTGCCAAGGGAAGGTATAAGACCTTTTCAACTTGCTCCTCCCATTTCACAGTGGTGTTCATACATTATGGATTTGCCTCTTTTGTCTATCTGAGACCCAAGAACAGCTACTCTTTCAGAGATGCCACACTGTTGGCAGTGACATACACCATTCTGACACCTCTGCTCAACCCCATCATTTATAGTCTAAGGAACAAAGGCATACAGACTGCCTTGAGGAAAGATATAGGCAACATAATCAGGTTTTTCTccaaaaaggtaaataaaaaagCCCAGAAGATTTGA
- the LOC110298952 gene encoding olfactory receptor 508 yields MEPGNYTVVTEVILLGFTEDAIIRAILFIVFLIIYSVTLMGNVSIIMLIRRSPQLHTPMYLFLSHLAFVDIGYSSSVTPIMLKGFLRKETFILVSGCVAQLCSVVTFGSTECFLLAAMAYDRYVAICSPLLYATQMSSTVCILLVGASYLGGCVNAWTFTGCLLNLSFCRPNKVNHFFCDYSPLLKISCSHDFSSEVIPAISSGSIIVVTVFIIALSYVYILVSILKMRSTEGRQKAFSTCTSHLTAVTLFYGTITFIYVMPKSSYSTDQNKVVSVFYTVVIPMLNPIIYSLRNKDVKEAMKKLMANTHH; encoded by the coding sequence ATGGAACCTGGAAACTACACAGTGGTAACAGAGGTGATTCTTTTGGGATTTACAGAGGATGCTATAATCCgtgccattttatttattgtgtttctaATAATCTACTCTGTCACCTTAATGGGCAATGTGAGCATAATCATGCTAATCAGAAGAAGCCCGCAGCTTCACACCCCCATGTACCTTTTCCTCAGCCATTTGGCATTTGTAGACATTGGATACTCCTCATCAGTCACACCCATCATGTTGAAGGGatttctcagaaaagaaacatttatccTTGTGTCTGGCTGTGTGGCTCAACTCTGTTCTGTAGTAACATTTGGGTCAACTGAGTGTTTCCTGCTGGCTGccatggcctatgatcgctatgtaGCCATCTGCTCCCCTCTGCTCTATGCCACACAGATGTCCTCCACAGTCTGTATTCTCCTAGTGGGAGCTTCCTACCTAGGTGGATGTGTGAATGCTTGGACATTTACTGGATGTTTATTAAACCTGTCCTTTTGTAGACCAAATAAAGTTAATCACTTTTTTTGTGACTATTCACCACTTTTGAAGATTTCGTGTTCTCATGACTTTTCTTCTGAAGTCATTCCAGCAATATCTTCAGGGTCAATCATTGTGGTCACTGTGTTTATTATTGCACTGTCTTATGTTTACATCCTTGTCTCAATCCTGAAGATGCGCTCCACTGAGGGTCGCCagaaggccttctccacctgcacctcccacctcactgcgGTCACTCTATTCTATGGGACCATCACATTCATTTATGTGATGCCCAAATCCAGTTACTCCACAGACCAGAACAAGGTAGTGTCTGTATTCTACACAGTGGTAATCCCAATGTTGAACCCCATCATCTATAGCCTCAGAAACAAGGATGTTAAAGAGGCCATGAAAAAATTGATGGCTAACACTCACCATTAG
- the LOC110298451 gene encoding olfactory receptor 507 produces the protein MGILEDGNHTAVTEFILLGLTDDPVLRVILFTVILCIYLVTVFGNLSTILLIRVSSQLHHPMYFFLSHLASVDIGISSSVTPNMLINFLLERSTISYTGCGIQLGSAAFFGSTESFLLAAMAYDRFMAICNPLLYSTKMSTQVCIQLLVGSYIGGFLNASSFTLSFFSFLFCGPNKVNHFFCDFTPLVELSCSDNSVLLILDSFSAGSIIVITVFIIAISYTYILITILKMRSTEGRHKAFSTCTSHLTAVTIFYGTVTFIYVMPKSSYSTDQNKVLSVFYMIAIPMLNPLIYSLRNNEIKNALKRQFSKKTFS, from the coding sequence ATGGGTATCCTGGAGGATGGGAACCACACTGCAGTTACAGAGTTCATTTTATTGGGTTTAACAGATGACCCAGTCCTTAGAGTCATCCTCTTCACCGTCATCCTGTGCATCTACCTGGTGACTGTGTTTGGAAACCTCAGCACCATCCTTCTCATCAGAGtctcttcccagctccatcaccctatgtacttttttctcagccacttggctTCTGTTGACATAGGCATTTCATCTTCTGTCACTCCCAATATGCTTATCAACTTCCTGCTGGAGAGAAGCACAATCTCCTACACTGGATGTGGCATCCAGCTTGGCTCAGCAGCTTTTTTTGGATCAACTGAGTCATTTCTTCTGGCTGCCATGGCTTATGATCGTTTCATGGCAATCTGTAACCCACTGCTTTATTCCACCAAAATGTCCACACAAGTCTGTATCCAGTTGCTTGTGGGATCTTATATAGGGGGTTTTCTTAATGCTTCCTCTTTTacactttccttcttttcttttctcttctgtggaCCAAACAAAGtcaatcactttttctgtgattttaCTCCTTTAGTTGAACTCTCCTGTTCTGATAACAGTGTCCTGCTAATTCTTGATTCATTTTCTGCTGGCTCCATCATTGTAATCACAGTGTTTATCATAGCCATCTCCTACACCTACATCCTCATCACCATCCTGAAGATGCGCTCTACTGAGGGTCGACAcaaggccttctccacctgcacctcccacctcacagcagtcaccATCTTCTATGGAACTGTCACATTCATTTATGTGATGCCAAAGTCCAGCTACTCCACAGACCAAAACAAGGTGTTGTCTGTGTTTTACATGATAGCAATCCCCATGTTGAACCCCCTAATCTACAGCCTTAGGAATAATGAGATTAAGAATGCTCTGAAGAGACAATTTAgtaaaaaaacattttcttag